One genomic region from Quercus robur chromosome 4, dhQueRobu3.1, whole genome shotgun sequence encodes:
- the LOC126721089 gene encoding probable protein S-acyltransferase 19 isoform X1, protein MVKWLKQRSVFCGTFICINRSWKWSICWWLVVAITVFCLLVVAFYAFFAPFLGGRTWEYILVGTYSPVALLVFILYVRCTAINPADPGIMSRFYGGTTNILNTNHGLSANDLPRKFDETASREHSSPSSASKSSIAGANSSRKGSVGEVGGVNIPLEPISSKSCSNTGGIFCALFVHEDCRKQEGAAEEQGTGEEALFCTLCNAEVRKFSKHCRSCDKCVDGFDHHCRWLNNCVGHKNYVTFISLMAISLVWLVIEAGVGIAVLVRCFVNKKGMETEIFDTLGNGFTRPPFATVVAICTVVSMLACIPLGELFFFHMILIRKGITTYEYVVAMRAMSEAPAGASMDEEMPNIMYSPSGSATTGLSGGSSLGLQYKGAWCTPPRVFVDYQDEVVPHLEPGMVPSTVDPDAAENAERGQKVPKRPVRISAWKLARLDSNEAMRAAAKARASSSVLRPVDNRRLQDPELSSSGNMSIRSSVSTDTGANKEIKNDLRLSPLRTSFAPSQGSRDEYETGTQSVSSFSSPSHVHEAVTLSPLPQGHGLGRFSAATSVPSFVHDRPLTSKATFPNVKTSTSHPSAFDEKIMQKGSTDPLMFTAPATSLLRDVKRTSVVWDQEAGRYVSVPVSASEARNRSSMQIGLPSSTAETSSHGRRPVIPPHEPSSSAAKAPVPQAEKLLYTGDSIFFGGPLLSVPVRDSLKNDRGLGSRESQERVAFNLSRESRFKRDSTSNQLPVFVPTSFEHKTQSGPGFK, encoded by the exons GCACTCCTTGTTTTCATTCTTTATGTTCGCTGTACCGCAATTAACCCAGCGGATCCTGGAATTATGTCCAGATTTTATGGTGGGACAACTAATATTCTCAATACAAATCATGGGTTATCGGCAAATGACCTGCCTAGAAAATTTGATGAAACTGCTAGCAGGGAGCATTCTTCTCCGTCATCAGCTTCCAAAAGTTCTATAGCAGGGGCTAACTCTAGTAGGAAAGGCTCAGTAGGTGAAGTTGGGGGAGTAAATATTCCCTTGGAACCAATCAGCTCAAAGTCCTGTTCTAACACGGGAGGAATCTTCTGTGCATTGTTTGTGCATGAAGATTGCCGCAAACAGGAAGGGGCAGCTGAGGAGCAGGGCACTGGTGAAGAGGCTTTGTTCTGCACATTGTGTAATGCTGAG GTTCGCAAATTCAGCAAACACTGTAGAAGTTGTGATAAATGTGTTGATGGTTTTGATCACCACTGCCGG TGGCTTAACAATTGTGTAGGGCACAAAAATTATGTGACTTTTATTTCTCTCATGGCCATAAGTCTTGTTTGG CTTGTTATTGAAGCTGGAGTTGGAATTGCTGTTCTAGTGCGTTGCTTTGTTAATAAGAAAGGCATGgaaactgaaatttttgataCGCTTGGAAATGGTTTCACTCGTCCCCCCTTTGCAACAGTTGTG GCTATATGTACGGTAGTTTCCATGCTGGCATGTATACCTTTGGGTGAACTATTCTTTTTCCACATGATACTAATTAGAAAG GGTATCACAACATATGAGTATGTTGTGGCAATGAGAGCCATGAGTGAGGCACCTGCAGGGGCATCTATGGATGAGGAAATGCCAAATATAATGTACTCCCCATCAGGGTCTGCTACAACTGGTTTGAGTGGTGGTAGTTCCCTGGGTCTACAATACAAGGGGGCATGGTGTACCCCTCCCAGGGTATTTGTGGACTATCAG GACGAAGTGGTACCTCACTTGGAGCCTGGGATGGTTCCATCAACTGTCGATCCAGACGCAGCTGAAAATGCAGAAAGAGGGCAAAAGGTACCGAAAAGGCCTGTTCGTATTAGTGCTTGGAAGCTAGCGAGGTTAGATTCTAATGAAGCCATGAGAGCGGCAGCCAAGGCTAGGGCATCATCCTCTGTTCTGCGACCAGTTGATAACCGCCGTTTACAGGATCCTGAATTAAGCTCCAGTGGCAACATGAGCATCAGAAGTAGCGTGAGCACTGACACGGGGGCaaataaagagataaagaaTGATTTACGATTATCTCCCCTGAGAACCTCTTTTGCTCCAAGCCAAGGTAGCCGGGATGAGTATGAAACTGGGACTCAAAGCGTGAGCAGCTTCAGCAGTCCGAGCCATGTTCATGAAGCTGTCACACTCAGCCCTCTACCGCAAGGTCATGGTCTGGGTCGTTTTAGTGCAGCTACCTCTGTCCCTAGTTTTGTTCATGATCGTCCATTAACTTCTAAGGCAACTTTTCCAAATGTCAAGACCTCTACATCGCATCCTTCAGCATTTGATGAAAAGATCATGCAGAAGGGAAGTACTGATCCTTTAATGTTTACAGCTCCAGCTACTTCTCTTCTCAGAGACGTTAAAAGGACATCTGTTGTTTGGGACCAAGAAGCTGGGAGATATGTATCAGTTCCTGTATCAGCTTCAGAAGCTAGAAACCGATCATCCATGCAAATTGGATTGCCAAGTTCTACTGCTGAAACTAGCAGTCATGGCAGAAGGCCAGTTATTCCGCCACATGAGCCTTCATCTTCTGCAGCAAAGGCTCCAGTTCCACAAGCAGAGAAGCTGCTCTACACAGGAGACTCAATTTTCTTTGGTGGTCCACTCTTGAGTGTCCCGGTAAGGGATAGTTTGAAGAATGATCGAGGTTTGGGTTCTAGAGAGAGCCAAGAGAGAGTGGCCTTTAATTTGTCACGGGAGTCTAGATTCAAAAGAGACTCAACATCAAATCAGCTTCCTGTGTTTGTCCCAACAAGTTTCGAGCATAAAACCCAATCTGGCCCTGGTTTTAAGTAG
- the LOC126721089 gene encoding probable protein S-acyltransferase 19 isoform X2, whose product MVRKHGWQLPAHTFQVVAITVFCLLVVAFYAFFAPFLGGRTWEYILVGTYSPVALLVFILYVRCTAINPADPGIMSRFYGGTTNILNTNHGLSANDLPRKFDETASREHSSPSSASKSSIAGANSSRKGSVGEVGGVNIPLEPISSKSCSNTGGIFCALFVHEDCRKQEGAAEEQGTGEEALFCTLCNAEVRKFSKHCRSCDKCVDGFDHHCRWLNNCVGHKNYVTFISLMAISLVWLVIEAGVGIAVLVRCFVNKKGMETEIFDTLGNGFTRPPFATVVAICTVVSMLACIPLGELFFFHMILIRKGITTYEYVVAMRAMSEAPAGASMDEEMPNIMYSPSGSATTGLSGGSSLGLQYKGAWCTPPRVFVDYQDEVVPHLEPGMVPSTVDPDAAENAERGQKVPKRPVRISAWKLARLDSNEAMRAAAKARASSSVLRPVDNRRLQDPELSSSGNMSIRSSVSTDTGANKEIKNDLRLSPLRTSFAPSQGSRDEYETGTQSVSSFSSPSHVHEAVTLSPLPQGHGLGRFSAATSVPSFVHDRPLTSKATFPNVKTSTSHPSAFDEKIMQKGSTDPLMFTAPATSLLRDVKRTSVVWDQEAGRYVSVPVSASEARNRSSMQIGLPSSTAETSSHGRRPVIPPHEPSSSAAKAPVPQAEKLLYTGDSIFFGGPLLSVPVRDSLKNDRGLGSRESQERVAFNLSRESRFKRDSTSNQLPVFVPTSFEHKTQSGPGFK is encoded by the exons GCACTCCTTGTTTTCATTCTTTATGTTCGCTGTACCGCAATTAACCCAGCGGATCCTGGAATTATGTCCAGATTTTATGGTGGGACAACTAATATTCTCAATACAAATCATGGGTTATCGGCAAATGACCTGCCTAGAAAATTTGATGAAACTGCTAGCAGGGAGCATTCTTCTCCGTCATCAGCTTCCAAAAGTTCTATAGCAGGGGCTAACTCTAGTAGGAAAGGCTCAGTAGGTGAAGTTGGGGGAGTAAATATTCCCTTGGAACCAATCAGCTCAAAGTCCTGTTCTAACACGGGAGGAATCTTCTGTGCATTGTTTGTGCATGAAGATTGCCGCAAACAGGAAGGGGCAGCTGAGGAGCAGGGCACTGGTGAAGAGGCTTTGTTCTGCACATTGTGTAATGCTGAG GTTCGCAAATTCAGCAAACACTGTAGAAGTTGTGATAAATGTGTTGATGGTTTTGATCACCACTGCCGG TGGCTTAACAATTGTGTAGGGCACAAAAATTATGTGACTTTTATTTCTCTCATGGCCATAAGTCTTGTTTGG CTTGTTATTGAAGCTGGAGTTGGAATTGCTGTTCTAGTGCGTTGCTTTGTTAATAAGAAAGGCATGgaaactgaaatttttgataCGCTTGGAAATGGTTTCACTCGTCCCCCCTTTGCAACAGTTGTG GCTATATGTACGGTAGTTTCCATGCTGGCATGTATACCTTTGGGTGAACTATTCTTTTTCCACATGATACTAATTAGAAAG GGTATCACAACATATGAGTATGTTGTGGCAATGAGAGCCATGAGTGAGGCACCTGCAGGGGCATCTATGGATGAGGAAATGCCAAATATAATGTACTCCCCATCAGGGTCTGCTACAACTGGTTTGAGTGGTGGTAGTTCCCTGGGTCTACAATACAAGGGGGCATGGTGTACCCCTCCCAGGGTATTTGTGGACTATCAG GACGAAGTGGTACCTCACTTGGAGCCTGGGATGGTTCCATCAACTGTCGATCCAGACGCAGCTGAAAATGCAGAAAGAGGGCAAAAGGTACCGAAAAGGCCTGTTCGTATTAGTGCTTGGAAGCTAGCGAGGTTAGATTCTAATGAAGCCATGAGAGCGGCAGCCAAGGCTAGGGCATCATCCTCTGTTCTGCGACCAGTTGATAACCGCCGTTTACAGGATCCTGAATTAAGCTCCAGTGGCAACATGAGCATCAGAAGTAGCGTGAGCACTGACACGGGGGCaaataaagagataaagaaTGATTTACGATTATCTCCCCTGAGAACCTCTTTTGCTCCAAGCCAAGGTAGCCGGGATGAGTATGAAACTGGGACTCAAAGCGTGAGCAGCTTCAGCAGTCCGAGCCATGTTCATGAAGCTGTCACACTCAGCCCTCTACCGCAAGGTCATGGTCTGGGTCGTTTTAGTGCAGCTACCTCTGTCCCTAGTTTTGTTCATGATCGTCCATTAACTTCTAAGGCAACTTTTCCAAATGTCAAGACCTCTACATCGCATCCTTCAGCATTTGATGAAAAGATCATGCAGAAGGGAAGTACTGATCCTTTAATGTTTACAGCTCCAGCTACTTCTCTTCTCAGAGACGTTAAAAGGACATCTGTTGTTTGGGACCAAGAAGCTGGGAGATATGTATCAGTTCCTGTATCAGCTTCAGAAGCTAGAAACCGATCATCCATGCAAATTGGATTGCCAAGTTCTACTGCTGAAACTAGCAGTCATGGCAGAAGGCCAGTTATTCCGCCACATGAGCCTTCATCTTCTGCAGCAAAGGCTCCAGTTCCACAAGCAGAGAAGCTGCTCTACACAGGAGACTCAATTTTCTTTGGTGGTCCACTCTTGAGTGTCCCGGTAAGGGATAGTTTGAAGAATGATCGAGGTTTGGGTTCTAGAGAGAGCCAAGAGAGAGTGGCCTTTAATTTGTCACGGGAGTCTAGATTCAAAAGAGACTCAACATCAAATCAGCTTCCTGTGTTTGTCCCAACAAGTTTCGAGCATAAAACCCAATCTGGCCCTGGTTTTAAGTAG
- the LOC126721089 gene encoding probable protein S-acyltransferase 19 isoform X3: MLSLLLSLEAVPGSTFWLALTPQWYALLVFILYVRCTAINPADPGIMSRFYGGTTNILNTNHGLSANDLPRKFDETASREHSSPSSASKSSIAGANSSRKGSVGEVGGVNIPLEPISSKSCSNTGGIFCALFVHEDCRKQEGAAEEQGTGEEALFCTLCNAEVRKFSKHCRSCDKCVDGFDHHCRWLNNCVGHKNYVTFISLMAISLVWLVIEAGVGIAVLVRCFVNKKGMETEIFDTLGNGFTRPPFATVVAICTVVSMLACIPLGELFFFHMILIRKGITTYEYVVAMRAMSEAPAGASMDEEMPNIMYSPSGSATTGLSGGSSLGLQYKGAWCTPPRVFVDYQDEVVPHLEPGMVPSTVDPDAAENAERGQKVPKRPVRISAWKLARLDSNEAMRAAAKARASSSVLRPVDNRRLQDPELSSSGNMSIRSSVSTDTGANKEIKNDLRLSPLRTSFAPSQGSRDEYETGTQSVSSFSSPSHVHEAVTLSPLPQGHGLGRFSAATSVPSFVHDRPLTSKATFPNVKTSTSHPSAFDEKIMQKGSTDPLMFTAPATSLLRDVKRTSVVWDQEAGRYVSVPVSASEARNRSSMQIGLPSSTAETSSHGRRPVIPPHEPSSSAAKAPVPQAEKLLYTGDSIFFGGPLLSVPVRDSLKNDRGLGSRESQERVAFNLSRESRFKRDSTSNQLPVFVPTSFEHKTQSGPGFK; this comes from the exons GCACTCCTTGTTTTCATTCTTTATGTTCGCTGTACCGCAATTAACCCAGCGGATCCTGGAATTATGTCCAGATTTTATGGTGGGACAACTAATATTCTCAATACAAATCATGGGTTATCGGCAAATGACCTGCCTAGAAAATTTGATGAAACTGCTAGCAGGGAGCATTCTTCTCCGTCATCAGCTTCCAAAAGTTCTATAGCAGGGGCTAACTCTAGTAGGAAAGGCTCAGTAGGTGAAGTTGGGGGAGTAAATATTCCCTTGGAACCAATCAGCTCAAAGTCCTGTTCTAACACGGGAGGAATCTTCTGTGCATTGTTTGTGCATGAAGATTGCCGCAAACAGGAAGGGGCAGCTGAGGAGCAGGGCACTGGTGAAGAGGCTTTGTTCTGCACATTGTGTAATGCTGAG GTTCGCAAATTCAGCAAACACTGTAGAAGTTGTGATAAATGTGTTGATGGTTTTGATCACCACTGCCGG TGGCTTAACAATTGTGTAGGGCACAAAAATTATGTGACTTTTATTTCTCTCATGGCCATAAGTCTTGTTTGG CTTGTTATTGAAGCTGGAGTTGGAATTGCTGTTCTAGTGCGTTGCTTTGTTAATAAGAAAGGCATGgaaactgaaatttttgataCGCTTGGAAATGGTTTCACTCGTCCCCCCTTTGCAACAGTTGTG GCTATATGTACGGTAGTTTCCATGCTGGCATGTATACCTTTGGGTGAACTATTCTTTTTCCACATGATACTAATTAGAAAG GGTATCACAACATATGAGTATGTTGTGGCAATGAGAGCCATGAGTGAGGCACCTGCAGGGGCATCTATGGATGAGGAAATGCCAAATATAATGTACTCCCCATCAGGGTCTGCTACAACTGGTTTGAGTGGTGGTAGTTCCCTGGGTCTACAATACAAGGGGGCATGGTGTACCCCTCCCAGGGTATTTGTGGACTATCAG GACGAAGTGGTACCTCACTTGGAGCCTGGGATGGTTCCATCAACTGTCGATCCAGACGCAGCTGAAAATGCAGAAAGAGGGCAAAAGGTACCGAAAAGGCCTGTTCGTATTAGTGCTTGGAAGCTAGCGAGGTTAGATTCTAATGAAGCCATGAGAGCGGCAGCCAAGGCTAGGGCATCATCCTCTGTTCTGCGACCAGTTGATAACCGCCGTTTACAGGATCCTGAATTAAGCTCCAGTGGCAACATGAGCATCAGAAGTAGCGTGAGCACTGACACGGGGGCaaataaagagataaagaaTGATTTACGATTATCTCCCCTGAGAACCTCTTTTGCTCCAAGCCAAGGTAGCCGGGATGAGTATGAAACTGGGACTCAAAGCGTGAGCAGCTTCAGCAGTCCGAGCCATGTTCATGAAGCTGTCACACTCAGCCCTCTACCGCAAGGTCATGGTCTGGGTCGTTTTAGTGCAGCTACCTCTGTCCCTAGTTTTGTTCATGATCGTCCATTAACTTCTAAGGCAACTTTTCCAAATGTCAAGACCTCTACATCGCATCCTTCAGCATTTGATGAAAAGATCATGCAGAAGGGAAGTACTGATCCTTTAATGTTTACAGCTCCAGCTACTTCTCTTCTCAGAGACGTTAAAAGGACATCTGTTGTTTGGGACCAAGAAGCTGGGAGATATGTATCAGTTCCTGTATCAGCTTCAGAAGCTAGAAACCGATCATCCATGCAAATTGGATTGCCAAGTTCTACTGCTGAAACTAGCAGTCATGGCAGAAGGCCAGTTATTCCGCCACATGAGCCTTCATCTTCTGCAGCAAAGGCTCCAGTTCCACAAGCAGAGAAGCTGCTCTACACAGGAGACTCAATTTTCTTTGGTGGTCCACTCTTGAGTGTCCCGGTAAGGGATAGTTTGAAGAATGATCGAGGTTTGGGTTCTAGAGAGAGCCAAGAGAGAGTGGCCTTTAATTTGTCACGGGAGTCTAGATTCAAAAGAGACTCAACATCAAATCAGCTTCCTGTGTTTGTCCCAACAAGTTTCGAGCATAAAACCCAATCTGGCCCTGGTTTTAAGTAG